ACCACATCAGCCTCGACACAGTGGTTTCGATCGTCTTTGATGTCGCCGACGAGCAAAAGGCCATCTCATCGCTTTTGAAGATGGAGCAGTTTCTGGAAACGAGGAACAATCACCAGCAGCCCTATGGGGACTGGGGTGTGATGAGCGTCTGGCCCCACTACAGAAAGAGATCACACCTCTTTGGAAAGAGCGCGTTTCCTTACAGGTACCATAACGGGAGTTGCTGGCCGTATTTGAGCTGCGCGTACGCACTGGCGAAGGACCGATTCGGTCTGGATTACACCTATCCTCTGCTCAGCTGGTGGAGATACTCACTCGAAAGGGGCTGGGTGAACCTGGTCGAGTACTACTCACCGTGCTTTCATAGAGGGTCGCTGCACCAGGCCTGGAGTGGCTACGCTGCGGCCGTGGTTTCACAGATCGAACGCGGAGAAATGGGGGTGTCAAAATGGTAGAGAAGTGGAACCACTTTCCAGTTTACATGTGGTCGGGCCCTGGAACGATCAGGATAAACAGGGTGAAGTTCCCCGGGACGGCGATTGATAAAAAGGTGCACATCGAAGGAGGCCTGAGGATCGGGGCGAGGCGGTTGAAAGAGATGGGTTACAACTGGACCTACTGCACGTACAACTGGGGCTTTCCACCCGAGATCGAGAAGGAAGACCACGAATATTTCAAGCACACGGTCTCAGAGTACCACGAAGAAGGATTGAAAGTCTTCGGATACGTGCAATTTTCGAACGTCGTCTTCGACGGTTCTCACATGACGAAGAGATGGTACGCGGTGGATCAGTACGGAAACAGGATCAACTACTACTCGGGACGGTATCTGACCTGCCCCACCGATGAGGAATGGAGGCAACATCTGGCTGAGATCGTGAAAGGCATAGTCGAAGCCGGGGCGGACGGAGTCTTCTTCGACAACGTGTTCGGTTCGTGGTTCGGTTTCAGACCGTGCTACTGTGACAGGTGCCAGAAACAGTTCAGAGAGTTCGCGGAAGGTTTGGGTTTCAAAGTCAAAGGCATCCCCGAGTATCTCTCCGAAAATGTCGAATCGAAGGCTTATCTGATGTGGAGAAGGAAAATAGTCTGGGAGACGATCGAACAACTCTCAAAGTTTGCAAGATCGATCAATCCGAACGTGATCATCTCTTCGAACTCGTTCGAAGCGTGTCTGAGCAAACTCGCAGTCATGGCAGGTGTGGATCTGAGGGATGCCTTCAGGGTGCAGGATCTGGTCATGATAGAGAACCACCAGCTTCCAAGAAAGTTTCAGGGTTTGCAGATTTTCAACACGATGACCTACAGGATCGCACATGCGCATTCCAGAGGAAAACCGGTCACCTCGGTACCATACATGCTCGGCATAGGAGCAGACGCGGTCTATCCCATCAGGAACTATCTGCAGGGAATGGCGGAAGCCTACGCCAACGATTCGGTCATGGTCCTGAAAGGCACCGAATATTTCAACAACGGCCGATGGACGCTCATCACGGCCGACGAGTTCGAAAACGTTCGGAAGCAGATCGCAGACTACCACAGCTGGTTCAAAGGCGAAAGCGGAGTCTGGAAAGATTGCTATGGAAAGAAAGCCAGCAAGATCGCGATCTTCCATCCTTACGATTCGCTCACGTTCCACTGGGAGAGAACGTATTTGCCCTTCTTCGCGGCGCAGCACGAACTGATCAAGCACGGAATAGATTACAGGATCGTGTGGGACGATCTCGACGGTGTGGAAATCCTGCTGGTACCACCCATATTCGAAGAAACCGAGTTCGAGAAGATCAAGCGTTTCAGCGGGAAGAAGATCTTCTTAGGTTATTCACCTTTCGAGAACGAGAAGATCGTCTGGAAGGAAATCTACGAGAGGCTCGTTCAGAACGTCAAGACGGAAGAGCAGCTCATGCTCGAGCAGATACTTTCCCTGCTGAACTTCTCGGCATACTTCAACGATCCGAACTGGAGAAAGAGGATGGAAAAGGCAAACTTTCTGTTCTTCAACTATTTGAACTACTGTTACGCCTTCTCACATCCGTTCGAAGCGGATGAACTGATCGAACTGGTGAAACCGTATCAAGCTTGGTCAGTCCAATCCGATGGCTTTCTCATCGTCAGCAGCTTTGAGCGCGACGGAACACTGAAAATCCACGTGGTCAACCTGGAGGACAGGCAGGTGAACGTGGATCTGATCCTTCCGAAAAACTGGCGCGTGGAGAAAGTTGAAAGCTACGATTACGAGGGAGCCTTCGTCCACAGGATCTACTCAGTAACCACGTGAAGTTTTTTCAGCCTTTGCGGTGCGTTGGAGGAACCATTCTATCAGAATCGGCTGGGAGAGGAGCGTGAAAGAAAGCCCAAAACCGATGCCGAGGATGAGCAAAAGCGAAACGTTTCTGAACAGGGCAAGCTTCGAAAAGCTGAGGACACAGAAACCTCCGATCAGCCCCAGCCCGTTGGCGAGTACCGGCATGGAGATGTTCTTTACGGAGGCAGAGACGTCCCTCGTACTTCTCATATCGTGTGCGAGGTGGATCGAATAATCGACCACCAATCCGACGAGGATGCTGGCAACGATGGACGTGGCCACGTCGAGTCTCAGTCCCAGCTCCGCGATGAAGAAGAAGTTCAGGATCGCGGTGAACAGAACTGGGACGACGATCAACAAGGAGAGGAGGGCGTTTCTGAACGCGAACAGGACCGAGCCAAAGATCAGCAGCAAAGAGGCAGACAGGCTCTGGATCTGGCTGGTGACGATGCTCGAATTGATCTGATCCACGATGAACGCCGCACTCGCAACGGTGAAGTGATAATCCGGATAGTTCTTCAACACCTCAGTGATCCTGCTCTTCAGTTCTCCTGCTTTCCTGTAAGCTTGCTCCGTCATGTTCACGACGATCCTGATCGTCTTGCTATCGGCCACGAAGTAACGTATCGCCGGTTGAAAACGTGACATCAGCACCAGACCTGGTACAGGATAATTCACGGGGAACTGAACCGACGATACTCCTTCGATCCGGCGCAGCTCGTTCAGAAGCTCTGAGATGAGCTGAGAATCTTTCGCCGTGAAGAGACTGTCCTTCTCGACCATGATGTACACAGGCTCTCTGTAAGAAAACTGCTTCGTGAGGATGTCCAAGGCTCTTCCGACATCGCTGCCCTTTGAGAAGTAAGAAGCCTGGTCCATGCCAACATCTATCCGTGACAGAGAGAGAAAGGTCATCACAACGAGGATCAACGAAACCATCAGCAGGATGCGTCCAAGCTTTTCATTTCCGAACCCGAGTAGGACCGTTCGGTGCTGGATGGCTTTCTCTTCTCGCAGAAGCTCGTAACCAGAAGTGAACAGAATGAGGAACACGAGTGCGAGACCCGAAGAAACCATCAATCCAAGATGCCTGAAGGCTGTTATCTCAACGAACAGGAAAGAGAGAAAGCCAACGCAGGTGGTCAACATGGAAAAGAAGATCGGTCTGAACATCTCCCGTCTCACCCGATCTTTGAACCTCACCACGCCATTGTAGAAGTGTAGCCCGTAAGCCGAACCGATGATGATCAGGAAACTCACACACATGACGCTCATCGTGTTGAGCTCGATACCGATCAAACTGACCACAGCGTACACGATCAGATTCGCTTCGGCTGGTATCAAGAGCGAAACCAGGCTCGCCTTCAAAGATCTCGTTTGCAGATAGAAGATGAGCAGTACCACCAGAAAAGTAATGGCAGGATAAAGGGAGATCTGATGGATGATCTCACGGAAAAGGTGTTTGTTTATCACAAGCTGGCCGAAGGCGAGGGCGTTCAGATCTTGAAAATCGTTCAAAACCTTTTCTATCTCACTCAAAGCCCTGTCCTCGTTGTAGCCTGGGCTCAGCGTGCAGTGTAAGAGCACGTACCTTGCATTCTTCGAGATGAAGGAGCTCGCTTCGGGATCCGTGAGGATTTCTTCGTCGAGTTTCGAACCGTCGAAGTATGGTTTCCTGAAGCTGTAGTTGAGGACGCTGAGCACGTTTTTCACGCATGGAAGGTTTGAAAGCTGGTTCTGAAGTTCGTTGAGTCTGAGCAACGCCTGGACTGTCAAAAAACCTTCGGGATAGTGTGCGAGCACCACGAACTGAGATCCGTCGTTGAATTTCTGTACGATCTTGAAAAAGGCCTTCAGCTCTTCGTTGTTTATCTGCTCTATACCAACCCTGGAACTGTATCCTGGCAAAAAGACAAAATAACTGGCGTTTATGCGCGCCTTGAAGTAGATGATCACACCTGAAATCACACAGACGATCAAAAACAAAATTGTGAACGCGTACCTTCGTAGCCACACGAATTTCATTCTAGCCATGACAGTTTTCATCGACGTTTCTGTCTCGACAAAAACGTTTACCAGGTGCGTTTCGTTCTGATCATTTCCCAGAGCTGTCTGGCGAGCTGTGGAGAACGTTCGTTCACACTGCTCAGAAAATCGAGCATGGCTGAGCTATCAAGCTTGGAAACGAGTTCAGCGAGCGTTTCAAGGCTCAAATAGCCCTCATCGAGCCACCGCATGATCCTGTCCACGTCGAGCGTCAGCGATGGCAGGGTGGTTTTCACCGTCAAACTGGACTGCACGACCCAGTTCGGCATCTTGCCACGGTAGTTGTAGCTGGATACAAGCTGAGACCAGATCGGGGCCGCGTTGACACCCCCCGTGGGGTTCTCACCGTCCACGGCCACCGCCATGATGAAGGTTTGATCACCCCCGACGAACCAGGCTGTTTTGGAAGAAGTGCCTGTCTTACCCGCAACAGGAACTTTCTGCCGTGCGCGCACGCCGGTTCCCCTCTCGACAACTTCACGCATCACATTGAGCAAGACGACTGAAGATTCCATAGGAGTG
Above is a window of Thermotoga sp. Ku-13t DNA encoding:
- a CDS encoding MMPL family transporter; translated protein: MARMKFVWLRRYAFTILFLIVCVISGVIIYFKARINASYFVFLPGYSSRVGIEQINNEELKAFFKIVQKFNDGSQFVVLAHYPEGFLTVQALLRLNELQNQLSNLPCVKNVLSVLNYSFRKPYFDGSKLDEEILTDPEASSFISKNARYVLLHCTLSPGYNEDRALSEIEKVLNDFQDLNALAFGQLVINKHLFREIIHQISLYPAITFLVVLLIFYLQTRSLKASLVSLLIPAEANLIVYAVVSLIGIELNTMSVMCVSFLIIIGSAYGLHFYNGVVRFKDRVRREMFRPIFFSMLTTCVGFLSFLFVEITAFRHLGLMVSSGLALVFLILFTSGYELLREEKAIQHRTVLLGFGNEKLGRILLMVSLILVVMTFLSLSRIDVGMDQASYFSKGSDVGRALDILTKQFSYREPVYIMVEKDSLFTAKDSQLISELLNELRRIEGVSSVQFPVNYPVPGLVLMSRFQPAIRYFVADSKTIRIVVNMTEQAYRKAGELKSRITEVLKNYPDYHFTVASAAFIVDQINSSIVTSQIQSLSASLLLIFGSVLFAFRNALLSLLIVVPVLFTAILNFFFIAELGLRLDVATSIVASILVGLVVDYSIHLAHDMRSTRDVSASVKNISMPVLANGLGLIGGFCVLSFSKLALFRNVSLLLILGIGFGLSFTLLSQPILIEWFLQRTAKAEKTSRGY